Sequence from the Phragmites australis chromosome 11, lpPhrAust1.1, whole genome shotgun sequence genome:
GCAAGATATAGCTCTTATCCTACACAATGACATTGAATGGTGTGAAGCATATACTTTGTTATCTTCAAGGTACAAAAGACATGAGttaattttttctaatatatGCAAGGGAGAAATAGTTGGTTGTGTAGATGCATGATATCTATCTAATTCACACAATGATCGATCATAAACTGGTTATATTTTCATGTATGGTGGTACATCTATCTCATGACGCTCAATGAAACAAACTATAGCAGTAACTTCATCTAACCATGCAGGATGGCAATTCATGAAGCCAGCAGAGAATACGTGTGGTTAAGGAATATGACACATCATATTTGCAAAGAAGACAATTTACTTTCAGGAGAAGAAGTGCTTACAATCATACATGAAGACAATATGGCTTGCATCATCTAATTAAAAGATGGATATATCAAAGGAGATAAAGTGAAACATATATCGTCGAAGTTTTTCTTTACCCATGATCTTCAAAAGGATAGTGTTATTATAGTCCAACAAATTCGTTCAAATGAGATTCTAGTAGACTTATTCGCGAAGGCACTCCCCATTTCAGTATTCAAGAAATTGGCTTATGGTGTTGGGCTGCGGcgactcaaaaacattaagtGATATTGCTATCAGGGGAAGTGAATATGTGTGCACTCCTTTTTTCTTGaccatggtttttttttttccactggattttttttcttggcaaggtttttaatgaggcataCATATTCATAATTAATAGACATCAAAAAGGGTGTGTTACAAAATCTTCATTTATGTGGATGTCCATAACCCCTATACCATTGAATCTTTAACCTCCATGATATTAATGATGTAACTCTCCTAGCATTAATTCTTGTAACAATATTGTATGACTATATATATAAGAATTTACATGTATATGATAGAAGACAATAAGAATATCTGATTTTATCTCTTCTTTGTTCTCTACATTCTTACATACCAATTTTTAATAGTTAATAAGTAGTTAGTATATAATAGTATGGAGAAAATCTTGCAAATAACATATTTAAAATAGAAGTTTGCATGCATCTGATAGAAGACAGTAAGAATATCTAATTTTATCTCTCACTCTCGTTGTTATCTATATTCTTACATACCAATTTCCGATAGTCAATAAGTAGTTAGTATATGACAGTGTGGAGCAAATATTGCAAATAACAAATCTAAGAAATAAATACCTTCGAACAAAATTTGGTAAAGCAAATTGTAGCCTATTTgcaaacaaattcatacatttTGGTCAAGCAAATTATTGCATATGCGTGATCAATTTTGTTAAATTTACGAGCAAGTTGTGAAAAATCATATTAGAGAGAACAATCAGTAGATATATAGAAGCAAATCAATACAGTTGGAGACATAAATTATTGCATATTTGCAAGCAAATATAGTGAAAATGCATAGGATCATGGGAGCCAAAGATCACAAAGGAGTACTTGTATTGTTCTTCTTCCTCGAACCACAAACTTTTCCCTCCAACCCCTATCCGCTAGTGCGCCCACCTCCTTTCGCATAGGCGATAGTGAGCGGCTTCCCTAGCAGCGGCTGGAATGTGGATTAAATCGTAAATTGAAAGCAAGGCTAGGATAAATTTGAAAGCAAATAAGCGTAGATCTAAAAGCAAATCAGCACAATTTCTAAGCAAATTGGTACAAATTAGCAATGAAGTGCTAAAGACGAGCTCAATGGAGGTGGGCACCAGCACCGATTTTTCACTCGTGCCCAAGTACACGCGCCACTGCTCCACATAATGCTTGTGGGTCTCAAAATAGAGCACCAGCCATCAACCTCAACAACCATATGCCTTGTAAAAAAATAGCACCATAACTGAGGAAAGCTGAAATTGTCAATCGAGAGCACATCAAAACTGGAGTTGATCCCTCATGCTCTTCTCGATCAAACAAAAACACATAAACCGATTACCACATCAAAATTGATTTGAGCACAAGGATGAAATTGAATAAAAAACAAAGACCACACGATCACCTTCGTGGCAACCCTCCCATCTTCCTATATCATCTTGCAATCTAATAAACACCAAAACCAAACACCCTAATCAATAGATTTGAGGGGAGGGGAACGAAATCAGCACACATACACAAAGGTAGGGAGACGAAATGAACAGACGCAACTCGTGAGTCCCTCCCTGCCTCGTCAACTTCTCAGCGACCACTCCTGCCGTGTAAATGCAAGTAACCCACAACCAACTAATTATGTGCGAGCTTGATATGAGGAAAGGAGAAGGGGTACAAGCATAGTTGGTGCAAAAAGGATTAAAAATTAGGACTACTATGTGAACGAGACTGTGGCTGACGTGCAAACACGTGGCGGACATTGAAACTTCCATGGATCCATGCAGAGTGACGAATACGCAATTGACGGTTGATTGAGTGTGTAGGGCAAagtgcacatgcatgcatactcGAAAACTAGTATTTACCTTAAGCAAAACATAGTGAACCAAGGAAAAACCtcatgaaataaaataaaaaaactagtcCACCATTGTTACTAGCTCGCTGCCACATCCTTATGACTTACTACCATCTTTTGATTACCACCACTATCAAGGTATTCTCTCATCCTAGGCCACCACAAACTTACCACTAGGGCCTGTACATGGTGGCTAGACCAAAACTAAATTCTTATGCGGATAAATGTTCTTAACATTATTAAATTTTTATAAAGCTCATTGAAAAAATTACTGATATAGGGCCTTTTGTGTGGGAAGCTATGATGTTGCTTGACACCACGGCTTGTACATAGATCCATCTTTACCACCGCATCAAACACACTATCTGCCACAAAACTCAATTTCACATCCTCTGGCTACATTAGTCACAAGTGATAAGAACAAGCTCACGTTCAAACCAGTCGAGAGACGTGCCACACCGATAAATGACTAATCCCAAGCCTTCATGGATAATGAGCATTGGAACCAACTAAATAATTGTCCATTTTTCACAAACTCCTCATTTCTTATGGTATTTTCCAATTTTGCATCAAACACACAACAATTAAATGAAATGGAATAGTTAGCCATTCAACCTTCAAAGTGGACCCTAATAGGCTTTATCCCATAATGCACCTTTGCATGCCTACTTTAAGTCCTAATGAGATTTATCATCGCCGATGAGTACTGACTAGAAGAGGTTTTGTTGTTGTGTAGATATGGAAAGTGTCCCAAAGACAAAACCTCTTTTAATcgtaagaaaataaaaaggtagAACTTTTTTGGAAGTGTGGAATTGCACTGCACCTATAAAAAAAGACAACTATAGAGGCCAGCCAGTAGTGCCTCACATCCTAGTTCCTACACGGTAGTGGCGGCTACCATTTACTCACCTCCGATATACTACATCTAATTTTATTTACTTGCCACCAATTTTTTTACCGTAACAAGGTCgagcatgtatttttttatgaaaaatttataatatttaaatatagaATACTAATAAAGTACATTTAATGACAAATTTAAcgatataaaattataaatatttataaaaatttcattgaaaaaatataaaatcaaaatTGCTATAGGAAAAATTGATGCCAAGGGTCCCTATTGTTCTCCCCACTCCTGAGCTGTCGATGACAGAGACCCCATTGACTACCCCGACACCGACAGCCGCACTTACCCGCGTCCCCCCGACACCCAGGCCCACCACAATAACCCTCTCCCACCGCCACCCGGCCCCCACCGCAATCCCCACCCTACTGCCGTGCCCCTCGGCCGTCGTCTCCCCGTCCATTTCCGAATTCCAGCTGCGCTGCCCCCTCGGCTCCTTGGATCCcacgctgcggcggcggctgagGCTTAGGGTTTTGGGCCGCGGCAAGGAGGGAGGAGCGGATGGGGACGGCGGGGAAGGGCGCATGGGTGGTGCCGGCGCCAGCGTACAGGGAGGTGGAGGGGTGGGAGGGCGTGGGCGACGACGCGCCGGGGTTCAGGTGCGGCCACTCGCTCACCGTCGTCGCGCCCACCAAGGGGCACGGCCCGCGGCTCATCCTCTTCGGCGGCGCCACCGCCATCGAGACCGGCGCGTCCTCGGGCCTCCCAGGCATCAGTTCGGTGCTCCCGTCTTCGCACCAGCTAAGCTTTGAGTTTCGCCTTCTGGGTGTGTTGGCCTTGTGATCTGATGGTGGCGTTGTTTGGGTCTAAACTGAAGGGCTCGCGGGGGTGACGAACTCGGTGCACTCTTACGATGTCGAGAAGCGAAGGTGGGCAAGGTACGGGCCACTTCTAAGTGTAGATTTCATGCTGTTTCCTTCGTAGAAGATGGAAATTTAGCTCAATTTCGAGTTCTACTCTTATTTCGAAGCTTATTGGAGGACAATTTCGTAGGTTCTGTCATGTGTGGGTTGTGATAGTAGTGTGTTAATTATCGAGAACTCtctatgttattttttatcCTGCTTGCAATTGCGTAGAATTGTACGCTTTCCATCCATTCGGTGCTCGTTGTTGTTTGCTTGTCTGGAATGCGGCCCTGTTGTAACAACTGAAGTGCTGTTACTTTGCTTAACATCATTTGTTGTTAAATGGACGAAATGGATTCAAATACTTGGGTTAAATTCTACATTTCTGCAGGTTACATCCCTCTGGAGAGCCTCCATCACCGAGGGCCGCGCATGCTGCAGCTGCTGTGGGCACCATGGTTGTTTTCCAGGTATTTGGAACTTGGGATATTTGAATACCGTTTTGGCGCCAAATTAGTTAAGTTGTGAGTGATGCAGTGTTGGTGTAGGGTGGGATTGGACCAGCAGGGCACTCCACGGACGATCTCTATGTCCTTGACCTCACAAACGACAAGTTTAGATGGCACAGGTTAGGTTGATGCCAAATATACTAGTTTTCTTTGTTTGTCGATGCGCTTTCCTTTTTGGCTTGATTGTCGGATTGCGATTTGATGTTTCCATTTCTATCACTTGATGCAGGGTCGTTGTTCAGGGGGCTGGGCCTGGTCCTCGCTATGGTCATTGCATGGATTTGGTAGTCCAGCGTTATCTTGTCACAGTTTCTGGAAATGATGGTTAGCTCTTACATGCAAAGCTTCCTTAAATATATTTCTGCAATAATTGCTATGGCATTGCGCCGTTTTATCCGACTAGTAACGCCTTTTCAACTCTTCTTTGTCTATTTTGTCATCGAAAGTACTTTAGAATGATCCAATGTTGTAAACTAAGACAACGGGTCTGCACCAAGCAGTGCTCTTTTATAGTGTTAACCGTTGCTGGTCAGTTACTGCTCTGCACAGTACGTAAATACACACATAATTTTCCCAACATAACAACAGTTTCGGACAAAATTGCACTAAGAAGGTCAAGTCGGCTATGGTAATTTCACGAGCACATGCTTagtttctaaaaaaagaaacatcaagtaatttttctttagaagacAAGgcaatttcttaaaaaaattgatacATGATGCTTCAGTATTATGGTTGTCAGTAATGAAACTATGTATTACTTGTTATTCATGATTATAGTTCAGCCAAGTGGTGTTACTCTGTTATCTACTTTACTTATCAAGTGGCCTGAAGTCCTGAACCATTCTAAGATGTCCTGTGAGATGCTTATTTCTTGCTTCTCAAGGGCTTGAGGTCGTGACACACCTTCTGGTACAGGAAAGCGGGTCCTGTCAGATGCTTGGGCTTTGGACACAGCACAAAAACCATATAGGTGGCAGAAACTTAACCCTGAAGGCGATAGACCTTCAGCGAGGATGTAAGTTGATTCATGAACTGCTGAGAGATGAATGATGAATTCCATATTCTTTGTCCCGAATATTaacttattttattttcttatctTGGAATTTTTGTTGCCCTTTTGCCACTTCTTCTGAGTCTATCCGACCACATCGTTAGTTGATTTGACAGAACGAGAATACGAGATCCCACCAGAGGATAGTTATTGCATTTTTTTGGGATTTAGTTTGTGCAAACTGCAAACTTCTTTACCTTCCAGCCCTACTCCCTTTTGGAGATTGTTGAGTCTTTGTTGGACTTACTTTCTAACTGTATAGATGAACCCTCTACAAGaaaaggaaggaaagaaaaCTTTATAGGCGAGGCAATGTGATACTTATTTTTCTCTAAAAGAATTGTATGGTACTTTTCAAGGAAAGTCACATCTGCACTTAATAGATGCCGTGGAGCATATGCAGAATGCAATACGTAATTGCAACATTCTTTAAATGTGACATTAGAATGGTACTTTGGTTATATTAGGCATCGCGACTGCATTGTATTTCTTATGTTTGTATATGTATGCGATGTCTTACTTGTAGCTAAATCACTATAGGTACGCTACTGCTAGTGCACGCTCTGATGGCATGCTTTTACTTTGTGGTGGAAGGGATGCTTCTGGAACGGTACACTCCCCTGCTTTCATTACTTTTTGGTAGATCTGAAAGATTGTATTCTTTAGCCTATTTTATTTGTATAAGTATGCCATGTCTTACCAGTTTTCTTAATTTTATATCTGTTGATTTTAATTTGATGATAATTGCAATGTATTTGCAGCCACTTTCTGATGCTTATGGACTACTAATGCATACAAATGGCCAGTGGGAGTGGACTCTAGCTCCAGGGATATCTCCATCTCCAAGATATCAGCATGCAGCTGTAAGCTACCTGTATCATATGTGCATGCTgaattatttattttgtttatttattatCACAAATCACGTCCATCTGATTTGCATGATTTGCTCCTGATAGAACCGTTGATCTCAACAACATATTTGTTTGTTCTTGAAAATGCTGCCTTTCTTATTGCTCTAGTTTGTTCACATGAGTTTGGCATGTTAGTTTGCTCTGCTTCTCCTGATGGTCTTAAGCTCTAGGTTTTTGTTGGTGCTCGGTTGCATGTTACTGGAGGTGTCCTTAGAGGAGGGAGAGCTATTGAAGGAGAGGGTGCAATAGCAGGTAAGCTTATCTTTTGCTCCTTCTACTTTCAGATACATCTATTTATCATTGATCTGACCAAACCTCACTTTTCTGAAGTCCTGGACACCGCTGCTGGAGTTTGGCTGGATAGAAATGGCATTGTGACTTCTCGCACTTTAAAGTCATCTAATGAGCATGATGCTTCTTCGGATCTACTTCGTCGCTGTCGTCATGCAGCCGCCTCTGTTGGTTCTCAGATATACATTTATGGCGGACTGAGGGGAGGTAACTGTTAATTGATATCCTTTTTAGTGCTTCTCTGCCTTGTTTTGTTTTGGTTCATCTGGAAATCAGAAAACCTTTTTCAATTTACAACATGGCAATTATTGTGTGATCTGTAGTTTCCTTTTGTTGTCACTTGTCAGTAGATGACATTACCGTACTGATGTTTGTTTTTCGATGGAGTGGCTTGTCACTTCGATGTGTTTAGTGTAGGCAGCCCACGCATATTCAGATGATCGGATTCATGAATTGATTGATGATTGATTTACCATATTGTCACTACTAAATCTAATAAACATTCTTTTCCGACAGATATCCTCCTAgatgatttccttgttgccgaAAATGCACCTTTCCAATCAGAAATTACTTCATCTATGTACAATGCTGATAGAGTCCCGAGGGcagaaaatcaaaatagaaatcATAACTTTAATTCAGATTCTCCTGTCCAGCAATCTACAAATAACAGACAAGCGACAGCTCCTGGTTTCAGGTTTGTGACTCATCATCTTCAGTGCTTGTAGAGTTTTTGTGTTCTTGCGAAAGCTAAATAAGTTCACATCATTTTCAGTGTGGACACGAAGTCAATTGACATGTTGACAAAGGCTTCAGCTGCCGAAGCTGAAGCTGTTAGTGCTGCATGGCGAGCTGCTAAAGAAGCATCTGCAGCATCTTCAGAAGACAGTCTTTCAGAGGGAATAGGATCTGAGTCCCCACTGAGTGAAACTTCACCAATGCCTGAAGATTTAGAAGAAGGGGGCTCCCTAGAACCAGATGTGAAACTACATTCTAGAGCAGTATGTATTTTGATTAAAATTCTTTCCATTTCCGTTCTTAAATTGAATATTAACAGAAGCATCCTCACAAAATTAGTTGGGGGTGAAGATGAATACTTTCCTTAGCATTTGAAGGCAATTATCCAATGGCTGTAAAGCTTGTGATTCTACCTGCAAAATTTTGCCTGGAGTGATTCACTAACTTTGTCAGTACAAATTGCTTTGATTATAATAGAAAATTACCAAGGAGAAAATAATTCAATCCTATATTGTAGTATTGTGGCCTCTGTAATCTACTAAGCTTCTATTCCCTCTGCTAATGTCCTCCCTATTTAATTGTCATGTCGGACTTCTTCTATCAATTGTAGGCTTTAACAATATCTTGATTGAGATTTCATGGTTGACTGTTTTACCTAAAGGTTTCTGTTTGATTTCCTTGCAAACACAGCTGTTTTTCTTCATTCAAGCTGCATGTATTATTTAGTGATCCTGAACTCTTGATATTCAATTTTGAAGGTTGTAGTTGCTAAAGAAGCAGTAGGAGATTTAGGATGTTTGGTCCGACAGCTTTCTCTAGATCAATTTGAGAATGAAAGCAGACGAATGCACCCTTCAAGTAATGACCAATCATATCCAGGCAGGAGAGCTTTAAATAGACAAAGGTCCCCACAAGGTTTGCATAAGAAGGTATGTTCCATATTTAATTTCTCTGGGATTGTGGGAGGAACTGTATTTTCTTACTTTATTTTGTTACAGGTTATTTCGTTCTTACTTAAGCCAAGGAACTGGAGAGCGCCTGCTGATAGGACCTTTTTCCTTGACTCTTACGAAGTTGGCGAGCTATGCTATGCTGCTGAGCAGATTTTTATGCAAGAACCAACTGTTTTACAATTAAAAGCACCAATTAAAGTATTCGGTGATCTTCATGGGCAGTTTGGGGACCTAATGCGCCTTTTTGATGAATATGGTTTTCCATCGACTGCTGGTGACATAACGTAAGTAGCTTCTAAACTTCTATTTCCCTTTTCAATGCACAGTTGAAACTAGAGTGAACTAAAATCTATGAAATAATCTgcacattaatttttttttattgtgtaCTGTCTTCATGTTCTGCGATACACTTTGAACTCATGTGCTTTTTGTTATGAACACATTTCGTTTTCCCTTTTTTAGGTATATTGACTATCTCTTCTTGGGAGACTATGTTGACCGAGGCCAGCACAGCTTGGAAACAATAACTTTGCTTCTTGCTCTTAAAGTGAGCGCTACCAATATTTGGCACCTGAAGTGTCTTTGCTGTTGCTTCAACAAACTTTGTATCTGATCCTTTGAGAAAAATTGCAGATAGAGTACCCTGAAAACGTGCACTTGATTAGGGGAAATCATGAGGCTGCTGACATCAATGCTCTGTTTGGTTTCCGCCTTGAATGCATTGAAAGAATGGTAGTTATGACAATGTTCCATATATTTGTCTGACTTAAAATATTGGATGCATTTTTTGAATTAATCCTTTTATGTAGGGTGAAAGTGATGGTATATGGGCTTGGACGAGATTCAATCAACTTTTTAATTATCTCCCGCTTGCGGCCATGATAGAAAAGAAAATCATTTGCATGCATGGTGGCATTGGAAGGTCAATAAACACCTTGGAGCAAATCGAGAAACTTGAAAGGCCTATCACAATGGATGTTGGGTCCATTATCCTCATGGACCTTTTATGGTACTTGGTGGCCCCTTTTTTGGTCTTCTTTAACATTCATTTATAACATGATTGATGATActtttttcttgtataaatGCAGGTCTGATCCTACAGAGAATGATAGTGTAGAGGGTTTGAGACCAAACGCACGAGGACCAGGCTTGGTAACATTTGGGGTATGACCGTGTGATGATTCTGTTGCTGTAGAATTCTTgatattttcatcaaatatTATGCTTTTTGTTCCCTTTTTTACGGCTGTCTCTTCCTTTTCATATCAATATTACCACTGGCTCTGTTGTTTAAACGTGTTTCCTATTAAATTTGCAGCCTGATCGAGTGACAGAGTTCTGTAAGCGAAACAAATTGCAATTGATCATAAGAGCCCATGAGTGTGTTATGGATGGGTTTGAGCGTTTTGCTCATGGACAATTGATCACTTTATTTTCAGCAACTAATTATTGTGGTATATATCTTGCACCCGCTTACTCAGGTTTAATTTTATGTGCAACAGTTCTTTTTTTCCCCTGAGATCTTTCATGCACCAGGTACTGCAAACAATGCTGGGGCCATACTTGTGGTTGGCAGGGGATTAGTCATTGTACCGAAATTAATTCATCCGCTACCACCACCTGTTAATTCGCCTGAGTCCTCCCCTGAGCGGGGGGATGCCACATGGATGCAGGTCAGAATCAatccttttcaattttttacTTCTTTTGGTGAGGAAAGGGGGGATCGACTTCACTGCAATTAAGAATATTTGAGTAACAGTAGGCTGTAGGCTCTTAGTTGATGGAAACTAAGGTTGAATATGAATTAGTTTT
This genomic interval carries:
- the LOC133884324 gene encoding serine/threonine-protein phosphatase BSL1 homolog codes for the protein MGTAGKGAWVVPAPAYREVEGWEGVGDDAPGFRCGHSLTVVAPTKGHGPRLILFGGATAIETGASSGLPGIRLAGVTNSVHSYDVEKRRWARLHPSGEPPSPRAAHAAAAVGTMVVFQGGIGPAGHSTDDLYVLDLTNDKFRWHRVVVQGAGPGPRYGHCMDLVVQRYLVTVSGNDGKRVLSDAWALDTAQKPYRWQKLNPEGDRPSARMYATASARSDGMLLLCGGRDASGTPLSDAYGLLMHTNGQWEWTLAPGISPSPRYQHAAVFVGARLHVTGGVLRGGRAIEGEGAIAVLDTAAGVWLDRNGIVTSRTLKSSNEHDASSDLLRRCRHAAASVGSQIYIYGGLRGDILLDDFLVAENAPFQSEITSSMYNADRVPRAENQNRNHNFNSDSPVQQSTNNRQATAPGFSVDTKSIDMLTKASAAEAEAVSAAWRAAKEASAASSEDSLSEGIGSESPLSETSPMPEDLEEGGSLEPDVKLHSRAVVVAKEAVGDLGCLVRQLSLDQFENESRRMHPSSNDQSYPGRRALNRQRSPQGLHKKVISFLLKPRNWRAPADRTFFLDSYEVGELCYAAEQIFMQEPTVLQLKAPIKVFGDLHGQFGDLMRLFDEYGFPSTAGDITYIDYLFLGDYVDRGQHSLETITLLLALKIEYPENVHLIRGNHEAADINALFGFRLECIERMGESDGIWAWTRFNQLFNYLPLAAMIEKKIICMHGGIGRSINTLEQIEKLERPITMDVGSIILMDLLWSDPTENDSVEGLRPNARGPGLVTFGPDRVTEFCKRNKLQLIIRAHECVMDGFERFAHGQLITLFSATNYCGTANNAGAILVVGRGLVIVPKLIHPLPPPVNSPESSPERGDATWMQELNIQRPPTPTRGRPQAAGDRNSLAYI